The DNA sequence TTCTGGGCTCGCTGGATTATCTTGAATACCTCGACAGCTACCGCTACCCGCTGGCCGGGGAGTTCTCGTTCCGTACCGATGTGATCAACGACATTCGTATTCCCAGTGACTGGGGGCTGGAAATCGGTGTCCTCTCGGAAGTCAAACGTAACTACTCGACAAACCGCTTGTGCCAGGTTGATATCGCTGACCGCTACGATCACAAACATCAGCAGCTATCCGTCGATGATGCCCAGGCAGGGCTTTCGAAAATGTCGATTGATATTTCGAAAGGAATCTTCCGCAAACTCGCCACCAATGGCGTTGTCTTTTCCACGGAAACCTTCCGCTCCATCAAGGCGACCTACTACCGGATCGCCCTCGACTTTATTGAGACCTACCGCAACGATGCCATCATCAATGGTCTCGCACTGGATGTTCATAACGAAGAAAAAGCCGTTGAGCTGTTTGCAGAAAATGTGTTAAAAGCGGGGATTCACTTCCTGGATAACCCCATGGAAACGCCGTTTATCCCCAGTTGGAACCGCGTTCAAAGTGCGGTTCCCGATATCTTTACCCGTTTGTGTACCGCCGTTGACGATGATTACCGGGAGTTTGCCTGAACCGATGACCGAACCTGTCGCGCACTCTGCCATCAGTGAATACCGTTTCATGGTCGAGAACCATCTCAAGATCATTTATCCCGAGCTGGACCATGCAGCGTTTGCCCAGGATCTAATCGACATCATGTGCCCGGACGGGCAGTGCCAGACGCCGGAAACGCATCAGAATCACTGGGACCAGCGGAACGTCGTCATGATCACTTACGGCGACAGTCTGCTGGCAGAAAACGAGAGTCCCCTGCAGACCCTGCTCCATTTCTCGGAAAAATATCTCAGCAATACAATCAACGGCATTCATATTCTCCCCTTCTTCCCGTATAGCTCTGATGATGGTTTTTCGGTGATCGATTACCATCAGGTGAATCCCACCCTCGGTGACTGGGAAGACATCAATGCCATCGCGGAAAAATTCCAGTTAATGTCGGATCTGGTCATCAATCATTGTTCAAGTCAGAGTGAATGGTTTCAACAGTTTAAACGTGGCGAATTTCCCGGCCGGGACTTTTTCTTCTGTGCCAGCCCGGACGACGACCTGGCCGATGTCGTTCGCCCCCGCACTAATGAACTGCTGCAGCGCATCGATACGCCAGAAGGGCCGCGATACGTCTGGTGCACCTTCAGTCATGATCAGATCGACCTGAACTTCGCAGAGCCACTGCTACTTAAAGAAGTGGTAAAGATAGTCAAACTTTACCTGGACCATGGTGTGCAGATTTTTCGCCTCGATGCGATCGCGTTCATCTGGAAAGTCGCAGGAACCACCTGCCTCAGCCTGCCGGAAACCCATGAAATCGTCCGCCTGCTGAGAACCCTGATCCAGTTTGTCTCCCCCCAGGCCATGATTCTCACAGAAACCAATATTCCCAATCGCGAAAATCTGGCTTATTTCGGAAACTCGAACGAAGCCCATGCCATCTATAATTTCTCACTGCCCCCACTGCTGGTCAACGCCATGCTCTGTGGCAGCTGTCAGCATCTGAAGACCTGGATGATGAGTATGCCACCAGCACTGCATGGTACGACTTATCTAAACTTCATCGCCTCTCACGACGGAATCGGCCTGCGACCGGCAGAAGGTCTGATGGACGACGAAGAAATCAACCGGATGGTCACCATGATGGAACAGTTCGGCGGTCGCATCTCTATGCGTTCCCTTCCGGGAGGAGGCATGCGACCTTACGAGATCAACATCTCTCTGTTTGACGCCATGAAAGGCACAATCGACGGACAAGATGAATGGCAAATCCCCCGCTTCCTCTGTGCGCATGCCATCATGATTGCACTGGAAGGCATCCCTGCACTCTATATTCACAGCTTTCTGGGAACCCATAACGACCAGGAAGGCGTTGAACGCACGGGGCACAACCGCTCCATCAACCGGCACCGCTGGGACTACGAACAATTACAGGCGGTTCTGGCCGATGAAAATTTCTCACACGCCCATGTCTTCCAGGGACTCTGCCATCTGCTTCAGGTTCGCAGACGTCAGCCCGCGTTCCATCCCAACGCGACCCAGTTCACTTTACATCTGGGGGATGCCGTCTTTGCTTTCTGGAGACAGAGCATGGATCGACAGCAGAGTATTTTCGCACTGAATAATGTGTCAAATACCGAACAAATCCTGCCCCTCTCAGAGATCAACCTGATCGGCACCGATTCCTGGATCGATTTGATCAGCGGTGAAATCTATTCCAACCTCAGAGCAGAACTGACTCTCAAACCTTACCAGGTGGTCTGGCTGACCAATTTATTTGAACGTGAGTAACTTCTCCTGATTCGACACGGTGATTGAGTTATTCTGCCATTCTTTCAGGAACCGGATTCTGAAAACAGAGCTCATAACCATCGGGATCTTTCAGAAACAGCTGGTTCATTCCGTAGAAGGCTACTTTCGGCGGATCCAGTCCCATTCCCTTGCCACGCAGTTCCTCGTACATGGCATGTGCATCCTCACATAGAAAAAAGAAGCCGATGCCTTTGCTCCGTTCCTCAGTGGTCCCGTCTTCATCCGGGCAAGCCAGCTGCAGCATCAGAGCCACGCCATCCCGCTCCAGCCGGCACCAGGACAGTTTCCCCTCCGGTTCCCAGTTCAGTGTCATCTCAAAACCGAGTTGATCCCGATAAAAGGAGACAGACTGCATGACATCTTCCACAAACAGAAGCGGTACCAGTTCCTGAATAGTGTTGGGGCCTGACTGCATCAGCGTATCTCCTGCTTCACTCTAAAAGTTTCAGGATGCCTCGTCGCGATGAACGGTATCGGGCGAAAAGGCGGGCGTACAAACCGCGATATATTCGGCCCCCTCCGCGCCAGGTGTACTGTAACGAACCCACTCGCCGGGCTCCAGTATTATCCCCTGTCCCGTCTTGACTTCAAACATCCCCTCACGCGTCTCAACCTGCAGCGTGCCTTTCAAAACCACGGTCGTTTC is a window from the Gimesia benthica genome containing:
- a CDS encoding sugar phosphorylase, which translates into the protein MTEPVAHSAISEYRFMVENHLKIIYPELDHAAFAQDLIDIMCPDGQCQTPETHQNHWDQRNVVMITYGDSLLAENESPLQTLLHFSEKYLSNTINGIHILPFFPYSSDDGFSVIDYHQVNPTLGDWEDINAIAEKFQLMSDLVINHCSSQSEWFQQFKRGEFPGRDFFFCASPDDDLADVVRPRTNELLQRIDTPEGPRYVWCTFSHDQIDLNFAEPLLLKEVVKIVKLYLDHGVQIFRLDAIAFIWKVAGTTCLSLPETHEIVRLLRTLIQFVSPQAMILTETNIPNRENLAYFGNSNEAHAIYNFSLPPLLVNAMLCGSCQHLKTWMMSMPPALHGTTYLNFIASHDGIGLRPAEGLMDDEEINRMVTMMEQFGGRISMRSLPGGGMRPYEINISLFDAMKGTIDGQDEWQIPRFLCAHAIMIALEGIPALYIHSFLGTHNDQEGVERTGHNRSINRHRWDYEQLQAVLADENFSHAHVFQGLCHLLQVRRRQPAFHPNATQFTLHLGDAVFAFWRQSMDRQQSIFALNNVSNTEQILPLSEINLIGTDSWIDLISGEIYSNLRAELTLKPYQVVWLTNLFERE
- a CDS encoding VOC family protein, with protein sequence MQSGPNTIQELVPLLFVEDVMQSVSFYRDQLGFEMTLNWEPEGKLSWCRLERDGVALMLQLACPDEDGTTEERSKGIGFFFLCEDAHAMYEELRGKGMGLDPPKVAFYGMNQLFLKDPDGYELCFQNPVPERMAE
- a CDS encoding cupin domain-containing protein; amino-acid sequence: MPQFIERPVVVEAAGNKPKQIEEFVGRVNTGDDAISIARMVSPGGWVEPAQTPDFRETTVVLKGTLQVETREGMFEVKTGQGIILEPGEWVRYSTPGAEGAEYIAVCTPAFSPDTVHRDEAS